In Nocardioides faecalis, the following proteins share a genomic window:
- a CDS encoding SDR family oxidoreductase — MSKLLEGRVAIVTGAGRGIGRAHALELARHGAAVVVNDFGVSLAGEKEDSPAHDVVAEIESFGGRAVVNGADVADFAQAEAMVRQAIDTFGGLDILVNNAGFVRDRMLVNTSEEEWDAVIRVHLKGHFAPLRHAGAYWRAEAKEGRQRAARVINTSSGAGLQGSLGQTTYSAAKAGIAAMTLVAAVEMGRYGVTVNAIAPVAKTRMTDGAFDTSEMALPEDNSPIVAWLASEEAGDVTGRVVEIDGSVITVENGWAHGPSRDNGTRWEAGAVGPALRELLAEAPAPEPVYGTGG, encoded by the coding sequence GTGAGCAAGCTTCTTGAGGGCCGCGTGGCCATCGTGACCGGCGCCGGCCGAGGCATCGGACGGGCGCACGCGCTCGAGCTGGCCCGGCACGGTGCCGCCGTCGTCGTGAACGACTTCGGCGTCTCGCTGGCCGGTGAGAAGGAGGACTCCCCGGCGCACGACGTCGTCGCGGAGATCGAGTCGTTCGGCGGCCGGGCTGTCGTCAACGGTGCCGACGTCGCCGACTTCGCGCAGGCCGAGGCGATGGTGCGCCAGGCGATCGACACCTTCGGCGGGCTGGACATCCTGGTCAACAACGCCGGCTTCGTGCGCGACCGGATGCTGGTCAACACCTCCGAGGAGGAGTGGGACGCCGTCATCCGGGTCCACCTCAAGGGTCACTTCGCGCCGCTGCGCCACGCCGGCGCCTACTGGCGCGCCGAGGCCAAGGAGGGCCGCCAGCGCGCGGCCCGGGTGATCAACACCTCCTCGGGCGCGGGGCTGCAGGGCTCGCTCGGCCAGACCACCTACTCCGCCGCCAAGGCCGGGATCGCCGCGATGACCCTGGTCGCCGCCGTCGAGATGGGCCGCTACGGCGTCACGGTCAACGCCATCGCCCCGGTCGCCAAGACCCGGATGACCGACGGCGCCTTCGACACCTCCGAGATGGCGCTGCCCGAGGACAACTCGCCCATCGTGGCGTGGCTGGCCTCCGAGGAGGCCGGGGACGTGACCGGGCGGGTCGTGGAGATCGACGGCAGCGTGATCACGGTCGAGAACGGCTGGGCGCACGGCCCCTCGCGCGACAACGGCACGCGGTGGGAGGCCGGCGCCGTCGGCCCGGCGCTGCGCGAGCTGCTGGCCGAGGCGCCCGCGCCGGAGCCGGTCTACGGCACGGGCGGCTGA
- a CDS encoding steroid 3-ketoacyl-CoA thiolase: MGTPVIVEAVRTPLGKRKGWLAGLHPAQALGFVQAEVLRRAGVDPAEVEQVLGGCVTQAGEQSNDMVRRAWLYAGLPQATAGTALDAQCGSGQQAAHLVNDMVGAGSIDVGIACGVEMMSRIPLGANVPPGLGDPRPADWDIDMPNQFEAADRIARHRGLTRADLEELGLASQTKARVAVDEGRFKREIAPIEAPVLDGEGNPTGETRLVEHDQGLRETTAEGLAGLRTVLPEGLHTAGTSSQISDGAAALLIMDEDKARALGLTPRARIRTQVLVGSDPYFHLDGPVDATRRLLERSGMAISDFDLFEVNEAFASVVLSWAGVHGVDMDKVNVNGGAIALGHPVGATGVRLITTALHELERRDASTALISMCAGGAMATGTILERV; this comes from the coding sequence ATGGGAACCCCCGTCATCGTCGAGGCCGTCCGCACCCCGCTGGGCAAGCGCAAGGGCTGGCTCGCCGGCCTCCACCCCGCCCAGGCCTTGGGTTTCGTGCAGGCAGAGGTGCTGCGCCGGGCCGGCGTGGACCCCGCCGAGGTCGAGCAGGTGCTGGGCGGCTGCGTCACCCAGGCTGGTGAGCAGTCCAACGACATGGTGCGCCGCGCCTGGCTGTACGCCGGCCTGCCGCAGGCGACGGCGGGCACCGCGCTGGACGCCCAGTGCGGCTCGGGCCAGCAGGCCGCGCACCTGGTCAACGACATGGTCGGCGCGGGCAGCATCGACGTCGGCATCGCCTGCGGCGTGGAGATGATGTCGCGCATCCCGCTCGGCGCGAACGTGCCCCCGGGCCTCGGCGACCCCCGCCCAGCCGACTGGGACATCGACATGCCCAACCAGTTCGAGGCGGCCGACCGCATCGCCCGGCACCGCGGCCTGACCCGGGCCGACCTCGAGGAGCTCGGCCTGGCCTCGCAGACCAAGGCCCGCGTCGCGGTCGACGAGGGACGGTTCAAGCGCGAGATCGCGCCGATCGAGGCCCCGGTGCTCGACGGCGAGGGCAACCCGACCGGCGAGACCCGTCTCGTCGAGCACGACCAGGGGCTGCGCGAGACCACCGCCGAGGGCCTGGCCGGGCTGCGCACCGTGCTGCCTGAGGGCCTGCACACCGCCGGCACCTCCTCGCAGATCTCCGACGGCGCCGCGGCGCTGCTGATCATGGACGAGGACAAGGCCCGCGCGCTCGGGCTGACCCCGCGCGCCCGGATCCGCACCCAGGTGCTGGTCGGCTCTGACCCCTACTTCCACCTCGACGGCCCCGTCGACGCCACCCGCCGGCTGCTGGAGCGCTCCGGGATGGCGATCAGCGACTTCGACCTGTTCGAGGTGAACGAGGCCTTCGCCTCCGTCGTACTGTCCTGGGCCGGCGTGCACGGCGTGGACATGGACAAGGTCAACGTCAACGGCGGCGCGATCGCCCTGGGCCATCCGGTCGGGGCGACCGGCGTCCGGCTGATCACCACCGCCCTGCACGAGCTCGAGCGCCGTGACGCCTCCACCGCGCTCATCTCGATGTGCGCCGGCGGTGCCATGGCCACCGGCACGATCCTCGAGCGGGTCTGA
- a CDS encoding sensor histidine kinase — protein sequence MVGRALAPVERIRREVDQITGDRLDRRVPEPPTRDEVRRLATTMNRMLGRLEDSRARQQQFVADASHELRSPLAALRQTAEVAVAHPGALDDGELAEAVLEESIRMQRLVEQLLVLTRTEAGASGRPLGDVDLDDLLLTNARRLRRPELHVDTSGVGPARVHGDELALGQVVRNLLDNAARHARSRIALGLRAHDGGIELVVDDDGHGIAPADRERVFDRFVRLDEARARDDGGSGLGLAIVREIVAAHGGTVAVEEAPLGGARFVVRLPAPARAS from the coding sequence GTGGTCGGCCGCGCGCTGGCGCCGGTGGAGCGGATCCGCCGCGAGGTCGACCAGATCACCGGGGACCGGCTGGACCGCCGGGTGCCCGAGCCGCCCACCCGCGACGAGGTGCGCCGCCTGGCCACCACCATGAACCGGATGCTCGGCCGCCTCGAAGACTCCCGGGCCCGCCAGCAGCAGTTCGTGGCCGACGCCTCCCACGAGCTGCGCTCCCCGCTGGCCGCCCTGCGCCAGACCGCCGAGGTCGCGGTGGCCCACCCCGGCGCGCTCGACGACGGCGAGCTCGCCGAAGCCGTGCTGGAGGAGTCGATCCGGATGCAGCGCCTGGTCGAGCAGCTGCTCGTGCTCACCCGGACCGAGGCCGGCGCCTCGGGCCGCCCGCTGGGCGACGTCGACCTGGACGACCTGCTGCTCACCAACGCCCGCCGCCTGCGACGACCGGAGCTGCACGTCGACACCAGCGGCGTCGGCCCGGCCCGGGTGCACGGGGACGAGCTGGCGCTGGGCCAGGTCGTGCGCAACCTGCTGGACAACGCGGCCCGGCACGCCCGCTCCCGCATCGCCCTCGGCCTGCGGGCCCACGACGGCGGCATCGAGCTGGTCGTCGACGACGACGGCCACGGCATCGCCCCCGCCGACCGGGAGCGGGTCTTCGACCGGTTCGTGCGCCTCGACGAGGCCCGCGCTCGCGACGACGGCGGCAGCGGCCTCGGGCTGGCCATCGTCCGGGAGATCGTCGCCGCGCACGGCGGCACGGTCGCAGTGGAGGAGGCTCCGCTCGGCGGGGCCCGGTTCGTCGTACGGCTGCCGGCGCCGGCGCGGGCTTCCTGA
- a CDS encoding cytochrome P450, producing MTELLLPEGWDPTDPDINAVALPHEEFRALRATAPIHWVEQTPEARAGFFGTGYWAATRHQEVREVSKDNDTWSTAENGVIIRFAPDMTRDQVEVQRAMLIHHDPPDHTKMRGIVSRGFTPRAIASLKENLRERAYAIVEEAVARGTGDFVEDLAAELPLQAIADFLGVPQEDRKKLFEWSNQMMAYDDPDFDIDPAIASMEIIAYFDALANDRRENPQDDIVTKLISVGEDGHGSLTNDEFGFFVILLAVAGNETTRNAITHGMKAFIENPDQWDLWKRERPDTMVDEVIRWATPVTVFQRTAKKDTELAGQAIAKGDRVALFYASANFDEAVFEDPFTFNILRDPNPHVAFGGHGAHYCIGANLARMEIKLIFDALADLAPNITLAGEPKRLRSGWLNAIKEMQVSYTG from the coding sequence GTGACCGAGCTGCTCCTACCCGAGGGGTGGGATCCGACGGATCCCGACATCAACGCCGTCGCCCTGCCGCACGAGGAGTTCCGCGCCCTGCGTGCCACCGCCCCGATCCATTGGGTGGAGCAGACCCCGGAGGCGCGTGCCGGGTTCTTCGGCACCGGCTACTGGGCGGCGACCCGCCACCAGGAGGTGCGCGAGGTCTCCAAGGACAACGACACCTGGTCGACCGCCGAGAACGGCGTGATCATCCGCTTCGCCCCCGACATGACCCGGGACCAGGTCGAGGTCCAGCGAGCGATGCTGATCCACCACGACCCGCCGGACCACACCAAGATGCGCGGCATCGTCTCGCGCGGCTTCACCCCGCGCGCGATCGCCTCGCTCAAGGAGAACCTGCGCGAGCGTGCCTACGCGATCGTGGAGGAGGCTGTGGCCCGCGGCACCGGCGACTTCGTCGAGGACCTCGCCGCCGAGCTGCCGCTGCAGGCGATCGCCGACTTCCTCGGCGTGCCGCAGGAGGACCGCAAGAAGCTGTTCGAGTGGTCGAACCAGATGATGGCGTACGACGACCCGGACTTCGACATCGATCCCGCGATCGCCTCGATGGAGATCATCGCCTACTTCGACGCGCTCGCGAACGACCGGCGGGAGAACCCGCAGGACGACATCGTGACCAAGCTGATCAGCGTCGGCGAGGACGGCCACGGGTCGCTGACCAACGACGAGTTCGGGTTCTTCGTGATCCTGCTCGCCGTGGCCGGCAACGAGACCACGCGCAACGCGATCACCCACGGCATGAAGGCGTTCATCGAGAACCCCGACCAGTGGGACCTGTGGAAGCGCGAGCGCCCCGACACGATGGTCGACGAGGTCATCCGCTGGGCCACGCCGGTGACGGTCTTCCAGCGCACCGCCAAGAAGGACACCGAGCTCGCCGGCCAGGCCATCGCCAAGGGCGACCGGGTGGCGCTGTTCTACGCCTCGGCGAACTTCGACGAGGCCGTCTTCGAGGACCCGTTCACCTTCAACATCCTGCGCGACCCGAACCCGCACGTCGCGTTCGGCGGTCACGGTGCGCACTACTGCATCGGCGCCAACCTGGCCCGCATGGAGATCAAGCTGATCTTTGACGCGCTCGCGGATCTCGCGCCGAACATCACCCTGGCCGGGGAGCCCAAGCGGCTGCGCTCGGGCTGGCTGAACGCGATCAAGGAGATGCAGGTCAGCTACACCGGCTGA
- a CDS encoding enoyl-CoA hydratase family protein has product MTITSELRDDGIRVVTMSAPPVNALTVQGWFDVAAALDAASTDLDTKVVVLRAEGKGFNAGVDIKEMQNTTGFDALLGANKGCYAAFKAVYECAVPVIAAVNGFCVGGGVGLVGNADCVVASDDAYFGVPEVNQGALGAATHMARLVPQHMMRTLYFTARTIKAADLVQFGSVLEVVPREELFEAALRVARDIAAKDTRVIRAAKEALNGIDPINVNKSYRWEQGFTFELNLMGVADELRDDFAGTDKSKEKK; this is encoded by the coding sequence ATGACGATCACCAGTGAGCTGCGCGACGACGGCATCCGCGTCGTCACGATGAGCGCTCCCCCGGTCAACGCCCTCACGGTCCAGGGCTGGTTCGACGTGGCCGCGGCCCTCGACGCCGCGAGCACCGACCTCGACACGAAGGTCGTGGTGCTGCGTGCCGAGGGCAAGGGCTTCAACGCCGGCGTGGACATCAAGGAGATGCAGAACACCACCGGGTTCGACGCCCTGCTCGGCGCGAACAAGGGGTGCTACGCGGCGTTCAAGGCCGTCTACGAGTGCGCCGTCCCGGTGATCGCCGCGGTCAACGGCTTCTGCGTCGGCGGCGGGGTCGGCCTGGTCGGCAACGCCGACTGCGTGGTGGCCAGCGACGACGCCTACTTCGGCGTGCCGGAGGTCAACCAGGGGGCGCTGGGCGCCGCCACGCACATGGCGCGGCTCGTGCCGCAGCACATGATGCGCACCCTCTACTTCACCGCGCGCACCATCAAGGCCGCCGACCTCGTGCAGTTCGGCTCCGTCCTCGAGGTCGTGCCGCGCGAGGAGCTGTTCGAGGCCGCGCTGCGCGTGGCCCGCGACATCGCCGCCAAGGACACCCGGGTCATCCGGGCCGCCAAGGAGGCGCTCAACGGGATCGACCCGATCAACGTCAACAAGTCCTACCGGTGGGAGCAGGGGTTCACCTTCGAGCTGAACCTCATGGGCGTGGCCGACGAGCTGCGCGACGACTTCGCCGGGACGGACAAGAGCAAGGAGAAGAAGTGA
- a CDS encoding DUF429 domain-containing protein has product MHYVGVDLAWGERKPTGLAVLDEAGRLVMVRAAGDDEEILAALAPYVEGDCLVAIDAPLVVTNPTGNRPAEAALNRDFARFDAGAHPVNTARPEFATQPRGARIASALGLDLNPRSGRPRRAIEVYPHAATVALFRLGRTLKYKNKPGRDLEQLRAELLVLIGLLEGLAEADPPLVVDEAWRALRTAAERAGRKSELRVVEDQVDAVVCAYVALFSRRRPEATTTYGNLAEGYIVTPTLPADLVPTPRAPRSAPVRDAGAAVRVYAERHPELRRATEAFVALVTAALDEAGINYLTVTGRTKSVTSFAGKAARVAGGRPVFTDPLGEITDQIGLRVITYVQSDVQAVADVLEDRVVVHDDRDMGQETASEGRFGYASRHLLVTLDPSLEDAADPVLRGRHAQIQIRTVLQHAWAEFEHDIRYKGTIPEQHARDFDRRFTLAAGLLELADREFSTIRDRLRESTPSSPAEVGDDDPRISPRELAAFLAGQYADAGWSRTEHYAWIADIVLELGITSLSELAETLRAVDAETLRQRMDYRYPPGAVRRLDDALLWAHGERYVDLHANADRVAALRARLAKMRGAA; this is encoded by the coding sequence ATGCACTACGTGGGAGTGGACCTCGCCTGGGGCGAGCGCAAGCCCACCGGCCTGGCCGTGCTCGACGAGGCCGGCCGGCTGGTGATGGTGAGGGCGGCCGGGGACGACGAGGAGATCCTGGCCGCCCTCGCGCCGTATGTCGAGGGCGACTGCCTCGTCGCCATCGACGCGCCGCTGGTGGTGACCAACCCGACGGGCAACCGTCCGGCCGAGGCCGCGCTGAACCGGGACTTCGCCCGGTTCGATGCCGGCGCCCACCCGGTGAACACCGCCCGACCCGAGTTCGCCACCCAGCCGCGTGGGGCGCGGATCGCCTCGGCGCTGGGCCTCGACCTCAACCCCCGCTCGGGCCGGCCGCGCCGGGCGATCGAGGTCTACCCGCACGCCGCGACGGTCGCTCTGTTCCGGCTGGGCCGGACGCTGAAGTACAAGAACAAGCCCGGACGGGACCTGGAGCAGCTGCGCGCCGAGCTGCTGGTGCTGATCGGCCTCCTCGAGGGGCTGGCGGAGGCCGACCCGCCGCTGGTGGTCGACGAGGCCTGGCGGGCGTTGCGCACCGCGGCCGAGCGCGCGGGACGCAAGAGCGAGCTGCGGGTGGTCGAGGACCAGGTGGATGCGGTGGTGTGCGCCTACGTCGCCCTCTTCTCCCGCCGCCGCCCCGAGGCCACCACGACGTACGGCAACCTCGCCGAGGGCTACATCGTCACGCCGACGCTGCCGGCCGATCTGGTGCCCACGCCGCGGGCGCCGCGCTCGGCGCCGGTGCGCGACGCCGGTGCCGCCGTCCGGGTCTACGCCGAGCGGCACCCCGAGCTGCGCCGCGCCACCGAGGCCTTCGTCGCGCTCGTCACCGCGGCGCTCGACGAGGCCGGCATCAACTACCTGACGGTCACCGGCCGCACCAAGTCCGTCACCTCGTTCGCGGGGAAGGCGGCCCGGGTGGCCGGCGGCCGGCCGGTGTTCACCGACCCGTTGGGGGAGATCACCGACCAGATCGGGCTCCGGGTGATCACCTACGTGCAGAGCGACGTCCAGGCCGTCGCCGACGTGCTGGAGGACCGGGTGGTCGTGCACGACGACCGCGACATGGGGCAGGAGACGGCCAGCGAGGGGCGGTTCGGCTACGCCAGCCGGCACCTGCTGGTCACCTTGGACCCGTCGCTGGAGGACGCCGCCGACCCGGTGCTGCGCGGACGGCACGCCCAGATCCAGATCCGCACCGTGCTGCAGCACGCGTGGGCCGAGTTCGAGCACGACATCCGCTACAAGGGCACCATCCCCGAGCAGCACGCCCGCGACTTCGATCGGCGCTTCACCCTCGCCGCGGGGCTCCTCGAGCTCGCCGACCGGGAGTTCTCCACCATCCGCGACCGGCTGCGCGAGAGCACCCCGTCGTCCCCGGCGGAGGTCGGTGACGACGACCCGCGGATCAGCCCTCGCGAGCTGGCCGCCTTCCTCGCCGGGCAGTACGCCGACGCCGGCTGGTCGCGCACCGAGCACTACGCGTGGATCGCCGACATCGTGCTCGAGCTCGGCATCACCTCGCTGAGCGAGCTCGCCGAGACCCTGCGTGCGGTCGACGCGGAGACGCTGCGCCAACGGATGGACTACCGCTATCCGCCGGGAGCGGTGCGCCGCCTCGACGACGCGCTGCTGTGGGCCCACGGCGAGCGGTACGTCGACCTGCACGCCAACGCCGACCGGGTGGCGGCGCTGCGGGCGAGGCTGGCGAAGATGCGCGGCGCGGCCTGA
- a CDS encoding response regulator transcription factor, with product MRVLVVDDEKRLARSLRIGLEAEGFAVDVAHDGTDGLWLARENPYDAIVLDLMLPGINGYKVCETLRAEQNWTPVLMLTAKDGEWDQVEGLDTGADDYLTKPFSFPVLVARLRAVARRGARERPTAWEMGDLKVDPAARRVWRGEQEVALTAREFALLAFLARHRGDVVSKRQILEAVWDVDFDGDPNIVEVYVRHLRNKIDRPFGRAAIETLRGAGYRLASNGG from the coding sequence ATGCGTGTGCTCGTCGTCGACGACGAGAAGCGCCTCGCCCGCTCGCTGCGGATCGGGCTGGAGGCGGAGGGATTCGCCGTGGACGTCGCCCACGACGGCACCGACGGGCTGTGGCTGGCCCGCGAGAACCCGTATGACGCCATCGTGCTGGACCTCATGCTGCCCGGCATCAACGGCTACAAGGTCTGCGAGACGCTGCGCGCGGAGCAGAACTGGACCCCGGTGCTGATGCTCACCGCCAAGGACGGCGAGTGGGACCAGGTCGAGGGCCTCGACACCGGGGCCGACGACTACCTGACCAAGCCGTTCTCCTTCCCGGTCCTGGTGGCCCGGCTGCGCGCCGTGGCCCGCCGCGGTGCCCGCGAGCGCCCCACCGCCTGGGAGATGGGCGACCTGAAGGTCGACCCCGCGGCGCGACGGGTCTGGCGGGGTGAGCAGGAGGTCGCGCTCACCGCACGCGAGTTCGCCCTGTTGGCCTTCCTGGCCCGGCACCGCGGCGACGTGGTGTCGAAGCGGCAGATCCTCGAGGCGGTCTGGGACGTCGACTTCGACGGCGACCCCAACATCGTCGAGGTCTACGTGCGCCATCTGCGCAACAAGATCGACCGGCCCTTCGGCCGCGCCGCCATCGAGACGTTGCGCGGCGCGGGCTACCGCCTCGCCAGCAACGGCGGCTGA
- a CDS encoding cytochrome P450, giving the protein MTVAEHRPVSPLDPTDPDILRERMPHAELLELRRTAPVSWVEQPDPGARAGFLDTGYWALSKHADVAAVSKNQADFSTYENGVIIRFAPEMTREELEQTRFLLINHDSPEHTKLRQIISRAFTPRAVGGLHDWLRARAEKIVDEALAKDCGDFVTDIAAELPLQAIAELLGVPQEDRGKLFEWSNQMLSYDDPDIPGDQMTAFMEILAYSMALADDRRRNPQDDIVTKLVTADVDGNGLTDDEFGFFVILLAVAGNETTRNAITHGMKAFIDHPEQWELFKATRPDTAVDEIIRWATPVTVFQRTAKRDLEIGGRQVRAGERVGLLYASANFDEDVFTDPFTFDITREHNPHQAFGGHGAHYCIGANLARLEIKLIFDALADRDARISLAGEPVKLRSSWINGVKEMPVSYR; this is encoded by the coding sequence ATGACCGTCGCCGAGCACCGCCCCGTCTCGCCGCTCGACCCCACCGACCCCGACATCCTGCGTGAGCGGATGCCGCACGCCGAGCTCCTCGAGCTGCGTCGTACCGCCCCGGTGAGCTGGGTCGAGCAGCCCGACCCGGGTGCCCGTGCCGGGTTCCTCGACACCGGCTACTGGGCGTTGAGCAAGCACGCCGACGTCGCCGCGGTCTCGAAGAACCAGGCCGACTTCTCCACCTACGAGAACGGCGTGATCATCCGGTTCGCACCCGAGATGACCCGCGAGGAGCTGGAGCAGACCCGCTTCCTGCTGATCAACCACGACTCGCCCGAGCACACCAAGCTGCGCCAGATCATCTCGCGCGCCTTCACCCCGCGCGCGGTCGGCGGCCTGCACGACTGGCTGCGTGCCCGCGCGGAGAAGATCGTCGACGAGGCGCTGGCCAAGGACTGCGGCGACTTCGTCACCGACATCGCCGCCGAGCTGCCGCTGCAGGCCATCGCCGAGCTCCTCGGCGTACCGCAGGAGGACCGCGGCAAGCTCTTCGAGTGGTCCAACCAGATGCTGTCGTACGACGACCCGGACATCCCGGGGGACCAGATGACGGCGTTCATGGAGATCCTGGCCTACTCGATGGCCCTCGCCGACGACCGCCGCCGCAACCCGCAGGACGACATCGTCACCAAGCTGGTCACCGCCGACGTCGACGGCAACGGCCTGACCGACGACGAGTTCGGGTTCTTCGTGATCCTGCTCGCCGTCGCCGGCAACGAGACCACGCGCAACGCGATCACGCACGGGATGAAGGCGTTCATCGACCACCCCGAGCAGTGGGAGCTGTTCAAGGCCACCCGCCCGGACACCGCGGTCGACGAGATCATCCGCTGGGCCACGCCGGTCACCGTCTTCCAGCGCACCGCGAAGCGCGACCTCGAGATCGGCGGGCGGCAGGTCCGCGCCGGTGAGCGGGTCGGCCTGCTCTACGCCAGCGCGAACTTCGACGAGGACGTCTTCACCGACCCGTTCACCTTCGACATCACCCGCGAGCACAACCCGCACCAGGCCTTCGGCGGCCACGGCGCGCACTACTGCATCGGCGCCAACCTGGCCCGCCTGGAGATCAAGCTGATCTTCGACGCCCTCGCCGACCGCGACGCCCGGATCTCCCTGGCCGGCGAGCCGGTCAAGCTGCGCAGCTCGTGGATCAACGGCGTCAAGGAGATGCCGGTCTCCTACCGCTGA
- a CDS encoding PepSY domain-containing protein, producing MKNPITAKNLNLARLRTKHVLVPTVAAAAILGAGGAFWGASASTDDVRGGERDRVATAAVATVGEGTAVEVETSDDAGEAYEVEVRREDGTEVDVTLDDDLTPIAKQDDTDDTDTDDTDDTDDTDTDDRPVPATERASAEKAALAAVGGGTVLDVEAGDDPGVAYDVEVRDAEGAEWDVDLDASFAVVTKTLDD from the coding sequence GTGAAGAACCCGATCACCGCCAAGAACCTGAACCTGGCCCGGCTGCGCACCAAGCACGTCCTGGTCCCCACCGTCGCCGCCGCCGCGATCCTGGGCGCCGGCGGCGCATTCTGGGGCGCCAGCGCCAGCACCGACGACGTCCGCGGCGGTGAGCGCGACCGGGTGGCCACCGCTGCGGTGGCCACCGTCGGCGAGGGCACTGCGGTCGAGGTGGAGACCAGCGACGACGCCGGCGAGGCCTACGAGGTCGAGGTACGACGCGAGGACGGCACCGAGGTCGACGTCACCCTGGACGACGACCTGACCCCCATCGCCAAGCAGGACGACACCGACGACACCGACACCGACGACACCGACGACACCGATGACACCGACACCGACGACCGGCCGGTCCCCGCGACCGAGCGGGCCTCGGCGGAGAAGGCCGCACTCGCCGCGGTCGGCGGCGGCACCGTGCTCGACGTCGAGGCCGGCGACGACCCCGGCGTCGCCTACGACGTCGAGGTCCGCGACGCCGAGGGCGCGGAGTGGGACGTCGACCTCGACGCCTCCTTCGCCGTGGTGACCAAGACGCTCGACGACTGA
- a CDS encoding SDR family oxidoreductase, producing the protein MALTLDLSGRVALVTGGAKGIGRGIAEVLVAAGATVVTCGRSEAEPPAGASHRTCDVRDPDAVAALVAGIVTDHGSLDVVVNNAGGAPYAPAAEASPRFHDKVVGLNLMAALVVSQAANRAMQQQPDGGVIINISSVSGSRPSPGTAAYGAAKAGIDSLTTSLAQEWGPKVRVNAIEVGLVRTADTADHYGGDETVAAIERTIPAGRMADVAEIGRVAAFLASDLASYVSGARLACHGGGEQPVFLHIAQNASQNRGENQ; encoded by the coding sequence ATGGCACTCACCCTCGACCTCTCCGGCCGGGTCGCCCTCGTCACCGGCGGCGCGAAGGGCATCGGCCGCGGCATCGCCGAGGTGCTCGTCGCCGCCGGCGCCACCGTCGTCACGTGCGGGCGCTCCGAGGCCGAGCCGCCCGCCGGCGCGAGCCACCGCACCTGCGACGTGCGCGACCCCGATGCCGTCGCCGCGCTGGTGGCCGGCATCGTCACCGACCACGGCAGCCTCGACGTCGTGGTGAACAACGCCGGTGGGGCGCCGTACGCCCCGGCCGCGGAGGCCTCGCCCCGCTTTCACGACAAGGTCGTCGGCCTCAACCTGATGGCGGCGCTGGTGGTCAGCCAGGCCGCGAACCGGGCGATGCAGCAACAGCCCGACGGCGGCGTGATCATCAACATCTCCTCGGTCTCCGGCAGCCGGCCCTCGCCCGGCACCGCCGCGTACGGCGCCGCGAAGGCCGGGATCGACTCGCTGACCACCTCGCTCGCCCAGGAGTGGGGGCCGAAGGTGCGGGTGAACGCGATCGAGGTCGGCCTGGTCCGCACCGCCGACACCGCCGACCACTACGGCGGCGATGAGACCGTCGCCGCGATCGAGCGCACGATCCCCGCCGGCCGGATGGCCGACGTCGCCGAGATCGGCCGGGTCGCCGCCTTCCTGGCCAGCGACCTCGCCTCCTACGTCTCCGGTGCTCGCCTCGCCTGCCACGGCGGGGGAGAGCAACCGGTCTTCCTGCACATCGCGCAGAACGCCAGCCAGAACCGAGGAGAGAACCAGTGA
- a CDS encoding DivIVA domain-containing protein, producing MSHAVSEMIQSARFTPVRFRHGYDMGEVDDLLDRVSREAAQGGAVRPLIEGRRFTQVRFREGYEMAEVDDLLARVVELADS from the coding sequence ATGTCGCACGCCGTCTCCGAGATGATCCAGTCCGCACGGTTCACCCCGGTGCGCTTCCGGCACGGCTACGACATGGGCGAGGTCGACGACCTGCTCGACCGGGTGTCCCGCGAGGCCGCGCAGGGCGGAGCAGTGCGGCCACTCATCGAGGGGCGCAGGTTCACCCAGGTCCGGTTCCGCGAGGGCTACGAGATGGCCGAGGTCGACGACCTGCTCGCCCGGGTCGTGGAGCTGGCCGACAGCTGA